In the Sediminibacter sp. Hel_I_10 genome, one interval contains:
- the traM gene encoding conjugative transposon protein TraM: MKVEKNKIVFVAVLAVIFIFLISYSVMVMGDDESETENLKQTLVPDLEEDQKEYDSKLDAINDLKKVRENNAPSIYDEKLIDSLGFYDPDLPEREKERIVDSIYEAGKIQYSDKRYQNLGQKRTVRKAVSTIDSAEVKREQKIEAKELGLEHQLFFAAAPKPDKVSIIGNTDETIYVVVDGDQVVKANTRLRMRLTKTATINGKEMPKNTPIFGFISFQPNRALIEIENIQHHPTKLKAFDLSDGSEGVYVQNNFRAEATTEVLDDIIGDINIPTVPQVGGITKVLRRSNRNVKVTVLNNYKLILKPKL; this comes from the coding sequence ATGAAAGTAGAAAAAAACAAGATAGTATTTGTAGCGGTGTTGGCCGTGATTTTCATATTTCTGATTTCCTATTCCGTAATGGTAATGGGCGATGATGAAAGTGAAACCGAAAACCTTAAACAGACCTTAGTGCCAGATTTGGAAGAAGACCAGAAAGAATATGATTCCAAACTTGATGCGATTAACGACTTGAAAAAAGTTAGGGAAAATAATGCGCCCAGCATCTATGACGAAAAACTGATTGATTCCTTGGGATTTTACGATCCAGACCTTCCGGAACGGGAAAAAGAGCGTATCGTAGATAGCATCTATGAGGCTGGTAAGATTCAGTATTCAGATAAGCGATACCAGAATTTGGGACAGAAAAGAACTGTTCGCAAAGCGGTATCAACGATTGATTCTGCTGAAGTGAAGCGGGAACAAAAAATTGAAGCTAAAGAATTGGGCTTGGAACACCAATTGTTCTTTGCTGCTGCGCCAAAACCGGACAAGGTTTCAATAATTGGTAATACCGATGAAACAATTTACGTGGTAGTAGATGGCGACCAAGTCGTAAAAGCGAATACCAGATTGCGGATGCGCCTGACCAAAACTGCTACAATCAATGGTAAAGAAATGCCTAAGAATACACCTATTTTCGGTTTCATCAGCTTTCAGCCCAATCGTGCGCTCATTGAAATTGAAAACATACAGCACCATCCTACAAAGCTCAAAGCTTTTGATTTATCTGATGGTAGTGAAGGTGTTTACGTACAGAACAATTTTCGGGCAGAAGCCACCACCGAAGTTCTTGACGACATTATTGGCGACATCAACATACCTACCGTTCCGCAAGTAGGTGGCATTACAAAAGTTCTTAGACGTAGTAACCGTAACGTAAAAGTTACAGTATTGAACAATTACAAATTAATATTAAAACCAAAATTATGA
- a CDS encoding DUF4138 domain-containing protein has product MKNSVLIIAVICISAFAKAQTTTVLDTIYANDTKNVALFFPEPIRQGITGSDNFVFTYNREKEQYFGLLQAKPGKESNLLVVNRNGSIFSYIVRYKKQLSKLNYFIPLSNSIGNEKPIVIESVIAESSEELVDNSTYYYQKFCSYLLKRKQRIGRIKKRNEGIILTVENIVFDKDELYFVIEIENNSSLDYDLNFLNLSIETRQKGKRKSLQRLYQEPIYKHNLPSKIKESETVRFAYVMPKFSLSDDRRAILELNEKDGERNIELKISHRYINNPN; this is encoded by the coding sequence ATGAAAAATTCAGTCTTAATAATAGCAGTCATATGTATTTCCGCTTTCGCGAAAGCGCAAACAACTACAGTTCTCGATACCATTTATGCCAACGACACCAAAAACGTTGCGCTGTTCTTCCCAGAACCTATTAGGCAAGGTATTACTGGTTCAGATAATTTTGTATTTACTTACAATCGTGAAAAGGAACAGTATTTTGGACTTCTTCAGGCAAAGCCAGGGAAGGAAAGTAATCTGTTGGTAGTCAATAGAAATGGTTCAATTTTTTCGTATATTGTAAGATATAAAAAACAGCTATCTAAGCTCAATTATTTCATTCCGCTATCCAATAGTATCGGAAATGAAAAACCTATTGTTATAGAATCGGTTATTGCTGAATCTTCTGAAGAACTTGTAGATAATAGCACGTATTATTACCAAAAATTCTGCTCGTATCTACTCAAAAGAAAACAGCGCATAGGTCGGATTAAGAAACGGAATGAAGGCATTATATTGACCGTTGAAAATATTGTTTTTGATAAGGATGAATTGTATTTCGTTATCGAGATTGAAAATAATTCTTCGTTGGATTACGATTTGAATTTCTTGAACCTTTCGATTGAAACTCGGCAAAAAGGGAAAAGAAAATCATTGCAACGTCTCTATCAAGAACCGATATACAAACATAATCTACCGTCTAAAATCAAGGAAAGTGAAACGGTACGATTTGCTTATGTGATGCCCAAGTTCTCATTATCCGATGACCGCAGGGCAATTTTGGAATTGAATGAAAAGGATGGCGAACGAAATATAGAACTGAAAATATCACATAGATATATCAATAACCCAAATTAG